The following are encoded in a window of Chionomys nivalis chromosome X, mChiNiv1.1, whole genome shotgun sequence genomic DNA:
- the LOC130867741 gene encoding HCLS1-associated protein X-1-like produces the protein MVMSFFDLFRGFFGFRGPWSHRDPFFGGMTQDDDDDDDEEEEDRGTWGRGSYKFDGSQPPEEFGFSFSPGGGMRFHDNFGFDDLVRDFNSIFSEMGAWTLPSHSPELPGPDSETPSERLREGQTLRDSMLKYPDSHQPRIFEGVLESHARPESPKPAPDWRSQGPFYWLDDIWPVTPRSRAREDNDLDSQVSQEGLGPLLQPQPKPYFKSISVTKITKPDGAVEECRTVVDSEGRNETTVTHHEAHDSSSSDPVSERSSALDDPFSILDLLLGRLFRSR, from the coding sequence ATGGTAATGAGCTTCTTTGACCTTTTCCGGGGCTTTTTCGGCTTTCGTGGACCTTGGAGCCACAGAGATCCCTTTTTTGGAGGGATGACTCaagatgatgacgatgatgacgacgaagaggaggaagacagaggcacGTGGGGTCGAGGGAGCTATAAGTTTGATGGTTCTCAACCTCCGGAGGAATTCGGTTTCAGCTTCAGTCCAGGAGGAGGGATGCGATTCCACGACAACTTTGGCTTTGATGATCTAGTACGAGATTTCAATAGCATCTTCAGCGAGATGGGGGCCTGGACCTTGCCTTCCCACTCTCCTGAACTTCCAGGTCCCGACTCAGAAACACCTAGTGAGAGACTGCGGGAAGGGCAGACGCTGCGGGACTCAATGCTTAAGTACCCTGATAGTCACCAACCCAGGATCTTTGAGGGGGTCTTGGAGAGTCATGCAAGACCTGAATCCCCCAAACCAGCTCCAGATTGGAGGTCTCAGGGACCTTTTTATTGGCTGGATGATATATGGCCTGTCACCCCCCGTTCTAGAGCCAGAGAGGACAACGATCTTGACTCCCAGGTTTCCCAGGAGGGTCTCGGTCCACTTCTTCAACCCCAACCCAAACCCTATTTCAAGAGCATCTCTGTGACCAAGATCACTAAGCCAGATGGGGCCGTGGAGGAGTGCCGCACTGTTGTGGACAGTGAGGGACGGAACGAGACCACAGTGACCCACCACGAAGCACATGACAGTTCCAGCAGTGATCCAGTCTCTGAAAGATCTTCAGCTCTTGATGATCCCTTTTCCATCCTGGATTTGCTCCTTGGACGTTTGTTTCGGTCCCGGTAG